One region of Cyanobium sp. M30B3 genomic DNA includes:
- a CDS encoding phage tail protein gives MAVTRDDPYGPFNFLVTISPESGGEFRGGFSDCSGLNTEITYADYREGTEPFSRPCKIPLMYKPGDVTLKRGLIAALDLWQWVSLVRSGNMLARATVVIQLRSEDSAGVVATWTLTRARPSKWTGPSLAAKGASDVAMEELVLVCEDIAYE, from the coding sequence ATGGCTGTCACCCGCGATGATCCCTACGGTCCGTTTAACTTCCTGGTCACCATCTCACCGGAGAGCGGTGGTGAATTCCGCGGCGGCTTCTCCGATTGCTCCGGCCTGAACACGGAGATCACCTACGCCGATTACCGCGAGGGCACCGAACCCTTTAGCCGCCCGTGCAAGATTCCGTTGATGTACAAGCCCGGCGATGTCACCCTCAAACGCGGCCTGATCGCGGCGCTTGATCTGTGGCAATGGGTGAGCCTGGTGCGCAGCGGCAACATGCTGGCTCGCGCCACGGTAGTGATCCAGCTACGCAGTGAAGACAGCGCCGGCGTGGTCGCCACCTGGACCCTTACCCGCGCCCGGCCGTCGAAATGGACCGGCCCCAGCCTGGCGGCCAAGGGGGCCTCCGATGTGGCGATGGAGGAGTTGGTACTTGTCTGCGAAGACATCGCCTACGAGTGA
- a CDS encoding WD40 repeat domain-containing protein encodes MSLHRDDLLAITRPAGPEAGSYRLPVAALAEQLATPPVLGITGLLWSTVPPAAANNWEAVCWSPELQLYAAVASSGSGNRVMTSSDGIRWSSQPVAADRNWLAICWAAELGLFVAVSGSGTGQRVMTSADGRSWTLRRTPADNNWSSICWSPELGLLVAVARSGTGNRVMTSSDGSEWTAGPAAADLVWRSICWAPQLGLLVAVSSSGESERVMTSDDGRNWTLRTAAAANNWAALCWAAELGLLVAVSSSGTGDRVMTSSDGIHWSSRSSASDNVWTSLCWSPQRQLLVAVASSGSGIRIMSSADGLNWTTRNSPADLAWRSICWSPQHRQFAAVSFSGTGNWVMVSP; translated from the coding sequence ATGAGCCTCCACCGCGATGACCTGCTGGCGATCACCCGCCCTGCCGGGCCTGAGGCCGGCAGCTATCGGCTGCCGGTGGCGGCACTGGCTGAGCAGCTGGCCACACCGCCGGTGCTCGGCATCACGGGATTGCTCTGGTCGACTGTTCCCCCTGCGGCGGCCAACAACTGGGAGGCGGTGTGCTGGTCGCCGGAGCTGCAGCTGTATGCGGCTGTGGCCAGCAGCGGCAGCGGCAATCGGGTGATGACCTCCAGCGATGGCATCCGCTGGAGCAGCCAACCAGTGGCGGCAGACCGGAACTGGTTGGCGATCTGCTGGGCGGCTGAGCTGGGGCTGTTTGTCGCCGTCAGCGGCAGCGGCACGGGCCAGCGGGTGATGACCTCAGCGGATGGCCGCAGCTGGACCCTGCGCCGGACGCCGGCGGACAACAACTGGAGCTCCATCTGCTGGTCGCCCGAACTGGGCCTGCTGGTCGCCGTCGCCCGCAGCGGCACAGGCAACCGGGTGATGACCAGCAGCGATGGCAGCGAGTGGACGGCCGGCCCTGCTGCTGCCGATCTGGTGTGGCGATCGATCTGCTGGGCACCGCAGCTGGGCTTGCTGGTGGCGGTGAGCAGCAGCGGCGAGAGCGAGCGGGTGATGACCTCAGACGATGGCCGCAACTGGACACTGCGGACGGCTGCCGCAGCCAACAACTGGGCGGCGCTCTGCTGGGCGGCGGAGCTGGGTTTGCTGGTGGCGGTGAGCAGCAGCGGCACAGGCGACCGGGTGATGACCTCGAGCGATGGCATCCACTGGAGCAGCCGCAGCTCGGCATCCGACAACGTCTGGACTTCCCTTTGCTGGTCGCCGCAGCGGCAGCTGCTTGTGGCCGTCGCCAGCAGCGGCAGCGGCATCCGGATCATGAGCAGCGCCGATGGCCTCAACTGGACCACACGCAACTCGCCGGCCGATCTGGCCTGGCGATCGATCTGCTGGTCACCCCAGCACAGGCAGTTTGCGGCGGTGAGCTTCAGTGGGACTGGCAACTGGGTGATGGTGAGCCCGTGA
- a CDS encoding transposase: protein MVLLSEVVERHQGELERLHGPQLLPSHRQALQAMRRCRRQGGDLMVLRCSDCHHRLKVPHSCGHRSCPHCQHTGSQRWIERQQAKLLPVEYFLITFTVPAELRALFWSKQRISYDLLLKTAWQTVDSFARRDPRLKGITGAHAVLHTHSRRLDFHPHVHLIVPAGAIHRQPAVAGQKGGQPRTWQWKERGYLFPATNLAKVFRAKWLDGMRRAGLQVQATIPRDWVVHCTSVGSGSKALVYLGRYLYRGVLPEKDILSDRDGQITFRIRDNSGAEQIQSLPGAEFLWMLLRHVLPKRFRRARDYGLLHGNSQKLLQVVQLLLRVVLPEPRQGQPWQNQPTPPIRCPHCGGVMAIIAVRVREINPAPA, encoded by the coding sequence ATGGTGCTCCTCTCCGAGGTGGTCGAACGCCACCAGGGCGAACTAGAGCGCCTGCATGGACCCCAGTTGCTGCCCAGCCATCGCCAGGCCCTGCAGGCGATGCGGCGCTGCCGCCGCCAGGGCGGAGACCTGATGGTGCTCCGCTGCAGCGACTGCCACCACCGCCTCAAGGTTCCCCACTCCTGCGGGCATCGCAGCTGCCCCCACTGCCAACACACGGGCAGCCAGCGCTGGATCGAGCGGCAGCAGGCCAAGCTGCTGCCGGTGGAGTACTTCCTGATCACCTTCACGGTGCCGGCCGAGCTGCGGGCTCTGTTCTGGAGTAAGCAACGCATCAGCTACGACCTGCTGCTCAAAACCGCCTGGCAGACGGTGGACTCCTTTGCCCGCAGAGATCCCAGGCTCAAGGGGATCACCGGTGCCCATGCGGTGCTGCATACCCACAGCCGCCGCCTGGACTTCCATCCCCACGTGCACCTGATCGTCCCTGCTGGTGCGATCCACCGCCAGCCAGCAGTGGCAGGGCAGAAGGGAGGCCAGCCGAGAACCTGGCAGTGGAAAGAGCGGGGCTATCTCTTCCCGGCCACCAACCTGGCCAAGGTGTTCCGCGCCAAATGGCTGGACGGCATGCGCAGAGCGGGATTGCAGGTGCAGGCAACGATCCCAAGGGATTGGGTGGTGCACTGCACATCAGTCGGCAGTGGCAGCAAGGCGCTGGTGTATCTGGGGCGCTACCTCTACCGCGGAGTGCTCCCGGAAAAGGACATCCTCAGTGATCGCGATGGCCAGATCACCTTTCGCATCCGCGACAACAGCGGTGCGGAGCAGATCCAGAGCCTGCCAGGGGCGGAGTTCCTGTGGATGCTGCTGCGACATGTGCTGCCCAAACGCTTCCGGCGCGCCCGCGACTACGGCCTGCTCCATGGCAACAGCCAGAAGCTGCTGCAGGTGGTGCAACTGCTGCTGCGCGTCGTGCTGCCGGAACCCCGGCAAGGCCAGCCCTGGCAGAACCAGCCCACCCCACCCATCCGCTGCCCACACTGCGGCGGTGTGATGGCAATCATCGCTGTGAGGGTGCGAGAAATCAACCCAGCGCCAGCTTGA
- a CDS encoding site-specific integrase — translation MDPAEQARFDSRLDAMTQAMHLHGLRDKTIDSYRRTLYRIAGHFGRCPDDLQPDELKDYFSTMLEQYSWSTIKVDLSSLQFFHRYVLEREMEWIKIIRPPRVRTLPDIPTREEVQLLINTVRKLRYRIFLLVVYSLGLRITEGLALEVADIDGSQRRVHIRDGKGGKDRYVPLPALTLQALRRFWSSHRHPRLLFPSPAGHQIIVRIASAPMDASGVQAALRAARLDCRIQKKLTVHSLRHAYATHLLEQGMDLRLIQSLLGHSHSNTTARYAHITQVVRHNSRERIERLLDGFQLRWEEGV, via the coding sequence ATGGATCCTGCTGAGCAGGCCAGATTTGATTCGCGCCTAGATGCAATGACGCAGGCCATGCACCTGCATGGTCTGCGCGACAAGACGATCGACAGTTACAGACGCACGCTCTATCGGATAGCTGGACACTTTGGCCGCTGCCCGGACGACCTTCAGCCTGACGAGTTGAAAGACTACTTTTCTACCATGCTGGAGCAATACTCATGGAGCACGATTAAGGTTGACCTTTCCAGCCTGCAGTTCTTCCACCGCTATGTGCTGGAGCGGGAGATGGAATGGATCAAGATCATCCGTCCCCCGCGTGTGCGCACGCTGCCAGACATTCCAACCCGGGAGGAAGTTCAGCTCTTAATCAACACAGTGCGCAAGTTACGCTACCGGATTTTTCTGCTGGTGGTCTATAGCCTGGGGCTGCGGATCACAGAAGGCCTGGCTCTGGAGGTCGCTGATATCGATGGCAGCCAGCGTCGCGTGCACATCCGCGATGGCAAGGGCGGCAAGGATCGCTACGTCCCCCTGCCGGCGTTGACCCTGCAGGCGCTGCGCCGCTTCTGGAGCAGCCACCGCCACCCGCGGCTGCTGTTCCCCTCGCCGGCTGGTCACCAGATCATCGTGCGCATCGCCAGTGCACCGATGGATGCCAGCGGCGTGCAGGCAGCCCTGAGGGCAGCACGGCTGGACTGTCGCATCCAGAAAAAACTCACGGTCCACAGCCTGCGCCATGCCTATGCCACCCACCTGCTGGAGCAGGGGATGGACCTGAGGTTGATCCAGTCGCTGCTCGGCCACAGCCACAGCAACACCACCGCCCGCTACGCCCACATCACCCAGGTGGTGCGCCACAACAGCCGTGAGCGCATCGAGAGGCTGCTCGATGGCTTCCAGCTGCGCTGGGAGGAGGGCGTGTGA
- a CDS encoding AAA family ATPase — MSTPLRCHLLIGPPGSGKSTLAALLVDQLGGHGQVTLLSSDALRAELHGDAAVQGDWPAVEQLLHERLQAAVADGRPVIVDATHASRAWRLAITQALPLPAPVEWIGWWLRTPLDHCQRWNGRRPDPVPAAVVARLHGALQQRHRQPERAEGFSVVVEINPADQPDLAKAVTRELERLDLRSATARSREAPLQLHGYSRLLDSERLLHLLQLLSRFPGLTASDSQTRQQLEEIMSPLPVGSMAERAAALLGALHGECFGDGDALEADLEWLQSQGFLAAAPCRESINPPPPSPAVLEQCGGWGHLADRRVFVRVMTLLRHWLQVPYDRQPGRPLAQHLIAQLQEIPGAYLPTETATLRKDIERVLSPYGFRARHANVRHGYGLGVAVLPPARLLELHQVVEQAAERLADPSAQDLLEELEERLRWAGLLPAPDAVPLRVFANRSIVHPELLRPDALAVPLQAEKLEAAMLANQRVVLQRFSASSRHADSPAGELRVWPLQLVFHNIGWYLAYEDDAIGRREGLIRTERLDRLGWRRVDVDLTRPVEARQRAAQRLAQLMAICGGIYFGDDLDGQLAVLSGDPQRRQPWMRTVRFRCTAAVFSFLREGLQRFPLEQLRLARPLPSDSWVPHPLAPHVLEPDPDDSHPYPVEVDVPVWTAERDVDFRRWLGGYGEQITLQNS, encoded by the coding sequence ATGAGCACCCCGCTGCGCTGCCACCTGCTGATCGGCCCGCCGGGGAGCGGCAAGAGCACCCTGGCCGCGCTGCTGGTTGATCAGCTGGGGGGGCACGGGCAGGTGACCCTCCTCTCCAGCGATGCGTTGCGGGCGGAACTCCACGGTGATGCCGCGGTGCAGGGTGACTGGCCGGCCGTGGAGCAGCTGCTGCACGAGAGGCTGCAGGCTGCCGTGGCTGATGGCAGGCCGGTGATCGTGGACGCCACCCATGCCAGCCGCGCCTGGCGGCTGGCGATCACCCAGGCCCTGCCGCTGCCGGCGCCGGTGGAGTGGATCGGCTGGTGGCTGCGCACCCCGCTGGATCACTGCCAGCGCTGGAATGGGCGCCGCCCCGATCCGGTGCCTGCTGCGGTGGTGGCACGTCTGCATGGGGCGCTGCAGCAGCGGCACCGGCAACCGGAACGCGCCGAGGGCTTCTCGGTGGTGGTGGAGATCAACCCGGCGGATCAGCCGGATCTGGCCAAGGCTGTGACGCGCGAGCTGGAGCGTCTGGACTTGCGCAGCGCGACCGCCCGCAGCCGGGAAGCGCCTCTGCAGCTGCATGGCTACTCCAGGCTGCTGGACTCTGAGCGGCTGCTGCACCTGCTGCAATTGCTCAGCCGCTTTCCGGGCCTGACGGCCAGCGACAGCCAGACCCGCCAGCAGCTGGAGGAAATCATGTCTCCGCTGCCTGTGGGCTCGATGGCAGAGCGGGCTGCCGCCTTGCTCGGCGCACTGCATGGCGAGTGCTTTGGCGATGGGGACGCACTGGAAGCTGACCTGGAGTGGCTGCAGAGCCAGGGGTTCCTGGCCGCCGCTCCCTGCCGCGAGTCGATCAACCCGCCGCCGCCATCCCCGGCGGTGCTGGAGCAGTGCGGGGGGTGGGGCCATCTGGCAGATCGGCGGGTGTTTGTGCGGGTGATGACGCTGCTGCGCCATTGGTTGCAGGTGCCGTACGACCGCCAGCCGGGGCGTCCGCTGGCGCAGCACCTGATCGCCCAGCTGCAGGAGATCCCAGGCGCCTATCTGCCCACGGAGACGGCGACGCTGCGCAAGGACATCGAGCGGGTGCTCAGTCCCTATGGCTTCCGGGCTCGCCATGCCAACGTGCGCCATGGCTACGGGCTGGGCGTGGCGGTGTTGCCCCCGGCGCGGCTGCTGGAGCTGCACCAGGTGGTGGAGCAGGCCGCCGAGCGGCTGGCGGATCCCTCCGCCCAGGATCTGCTGGAGGAGCTGGAGGAACGGCTGCGCTGGGCAGGGCTGTTGCCTGCGCCGGATGCGGTGCCGCTGCGGGTGTTCGCCAACCGCTCGATCGTCCATCCGGAGTTGCTGCGGCCCGATGCCCTGGCGGTGCCGCTGCAGGCCGAGAAGCTTGAGGCGGCGATGCTGGCCAACCAGCGGGTGGTGCTGCAACGGTTCTCAGCCAGTTCCCGCCATGCCGACTCACCGGCGGGTGAGCTGCGGGTGTGGCCGCTGCAGCTGGTGTTTCACAACATCGGCTGGTATCTCGCCTATGAAGACGATGCGATCGGCCGCCGCGAGGGCCTGATCCGCACCGAACGGCTCGATCGCCTGGGCTGGCGCCGCGTGGATGTTGATCTCACCCGACCGGTGGAGGCTCGGCAGCGGGCGGCGCAGCGGCTGGCCCAGTTGATGGCGATCTGCGGCGGGATCTACTTCGGGGACGACCTGGACGGCCAACTGGCGGTGCTCAGCGGCGATCCGCAGCGGCGCCAACCCTGGATGCGGACGGTGCGCTTCCGCTGCACAGCAGCGGTGTTCAGTTTTCTGCGGGAAGGCCTGCAGCGCTTCCCGCTGGAGCAGTTGCGCTTGGCCAGGCCATTGCCCAGCGACAGCTGGGTCCCCCACCCGTTGGCACCGCACGTGCTGGAGCCGGATCCAGACGACAGCCACCCCTATCCGGTGGAAGTGGATGTGCCGGTGTGGACCGCAGAGAGGGATGTGGACTTCCGGCGCTGGCTTGGCGGCTACGGGGAGCAGATAACATTACAGAATAGCTAG
- a CDS encoding phage tail sheath subtilisin-like domain-containing protein, which yields MPEYLAPGVYVEETSFRAKSIEGVATSSCGFVGQARYGPIKGLPELVTSYEDFKRLFGDHDLLLLDGIPTLNHLAYAVRLFFENGGKRVYISRLYSAPTAVAAGVNADGVAESVLIAGTGATDVDRVSLRARFPGRAGNVQVTVRALRSGNLLTGVTGSKRLSGVRRGDVVEVIPAGGTIKQRVVSAGGAEAITPDHLYAISMGSSGQIVLTRGDGSILDVAITDAVAIQKITVDLEVHPNPDGSSGARSDLYQRMSVHADSEDFIGQVLRHDDRDGVQPPADSSQRIYLARGAGSASKPVPPFPQGTAATDALKAAFARDLLAALTLDSGAPDPDEARPAFALRGGSDGQAVVASDFDGSGEGRDAKGLKALAEIDDIAIVAAPGSAALADTERQAVTNALISHCENLRYRFAILAGPRDLNQTGIRAVRSQIDSKHAALYYPWLLLPPVERNSPPLALSPEGAMAGIYARSDIERGVHKAPANETVRGVLGFNRNVDKGEQYVLNPEGINCLRFFEGRGYRVWGARTISSDPEWVYVNVRRLFIFLEHSIDRSTQWAVFEPNNEELWLKIRLTIESFLYDVWRTGALLGSKPEDAYFVRCDRSTMSQGDLDNGRLICLIGVAPTKPAEFVIFRIGQWTADASII from the coding sequence ATGCCTGAGTATCTCGCCCCCGGTGTCTACGTTGAAGAAACCAGTTTCCGCGCCAAGTCGATCGAGGGGGTAGCCACCTCCAGCTGTGGCTTCGTGGGGCAGGCGCGCTATGGGCCGATCAAGGGGTTGCCGGAGCTGGTGACCAGCTATGAAGATTTCAAGCGACTATTCGGTGATCATGACCTTTTGCTGCTGGATGGCATACCGACGCTCAACCATCTGGCCTATGCGGTTCGACTCTTCTTTGAGAACGGTGGAAAACGGGTATATATCAGCCGTTTGTACTCCGCCCCGACGGCCGTAGCCGCTGGCGTAAATGCCGATGGAGTTGCCGAATCTGTCTTGATCGCTGGCACCGGAGCAACAGACGTTGATCGTGTGAGCCTACGGGCTCGATTCCCGGGTCGCGCCGGTAACGTTCAAGTCACTGTGCGAGCTCTACGCAGCGGCAACTTACTCACCGGCGTTACCGGATCGAAGCGGCTCAGCGGAGTACGCCGCGGAGATGTGGTGGAAGTCATACCCGCTGGCGGCACCATCAAGCAACGCGTGGTGAGCGCAGGCGGAGCTGAGGCCATCACGCCCGATCATCTTTATGCCATTTCAATGGGAAGTAGTGGCCAGATCGTGCTGACAAGGGGTGACGGATCGATCTTGGATGTGGCCATCACAGATGCGGTTGCCATCCAGAAGATCACCGTAGACCTTGAGGTGCATCCTAACCCAGATGGCAGTAGTGGAGCGCGAAGCGATCTATATCAACGCATGTCTGTTCATGCTGATTCCGAAGATTTCATCGGCCAGGTTCTACGCCACGACGATCGCGATGGTGTGCAACCCCCCGCCGATAGCAGCCAACGGATTTATCTCGCCCGCGGTGCAGGGTCGGCCAGCAAGCCGGTGCCTCCTTTCCCTCAGGGAACGGCGGCGACGGATGCGCTGAAGGCAGCGTTTGCACGGGATCTGTTGGCGGCACTCACCCTGGACTCTGGGGCCCCAGATCCCGATGAGGCTCGGCCTGCCTTCGCGCTCCGCGGTGGCTCCGATGGTCAAGCAGTGGTGGCCAGTGATTTCGATGGCTCAGGGGAAGGTCGGGACGCCAAAGGGTTGAAGGCGCTTGCCGAGATTGACGACATCGCCATCGTTGCCGCGCCGGGCAGTGCGGCCCTTGCCGATACGGAAAGGCAGGCCGTGACCAACGCCTTGATCAGCCACTGCGAAAACCTGCGCTATCGCTTTGCCATTTTGGCCGGGCCGCGCGATCTCAATCAGACCGGCATTCGTGCGGTTCGCAGCCAGATCGACTCCAAGCACGCCGCGCTCTATTACCCCTGGCTCTTGCTTCCGCCGGTGGAGCGCAACAGTCCACCTTTGGCCCTCTCGCCGGAGGGCGCCATGGCCGGCATCTATGCCCGCAGCGACATCGAGCGGGGCGTGCACAAAGCGCCAGCCAATGAAACGGTGCGAGGTGTGCTCGGTTTCAACCGCAACGTGGATAAGGGCGAGCAGTATGTGCTCAATCCCGAGGGTATCAACTGCTTGCGTTTCTTCGAGGGCCGCGGCTATCGCGTCTGGGGGGCGCGCACGATCTCTTCCGATCCTGAATGGGTGTATGTAAATGTGCGGCGATTATTCATTTTTCTGGAGCATTCGATCGATCGCAGCACCCAGTGGGCGGTGTTTGAACCCAACAATGAAGAGCTCTGGCTGAAGATCCGGCTCACGATCGAAAGCTTCCTTTACGACGTGTGGCGCACCGGTGCCCTGCTGGGCAGCAAGCCCGAAGATGCCTACTTCGTGCGCTGCGATCGCAGCACGATGAGCCAGGGCGATCTCGATAATGGCCGCCTCATCTGCCTGATCGGCGTGGCCCCCACCAAGCCGGCGGAATTCGTGATCTTCCGCATCGGTCAGTGGACCGCTGATGCCTCAATCATCTGA